The Chiloscyllium plagiosum isolate BGI_BamShark_2017 unplaced genomic scaffold, ASM401019v2 scaf_29496, whole genome shotgun sequence genome contains the following window.
CCTGGGCATTCTGGGTAAATCTTAACACACATTGGGGGATTCTGGGTAAATATTAACATACGTCCAGGGATTCTAGGTAAACTCTCCTGGGAATTCTGGGTAAATATTAACACTCTTCGGAGATTCTGGGTAAGTATTAACACACCCCCAGGGTCTTTGGGaaaatattaacacactcccaCGGTCTCTGGGTAAATATTAATACACTCCTGGGGATTCTGGTTAAATATAAAcacactcccggggtatctgggTAAATATTAACATACGCCCAGGGTCTCagggtaaatattaacacactatTGCGGTCTctgtgtaaatattaacacactcccgGGGATTTTGAGTAATTATAAACTCACTACCGGGGATTCTGGGTAGATATTAGCACTCTCCCGGGGATTCTGGGTAATTATAAACTCACTACTGGGGATTCTGGGTAGATATTAGCACTCTCCCGGGGATTCTGGGTAATTATAAACTCACTACCGGGGATTCTGGGTAAATACTAACACACACGTGGTGTCTCCGGGTAAATACTAACACACACGTGGTGTCTCCGGGTGAGCAATCGCGGTTCCCTTGTGCATGTTCGGACGTCGGGAGACTTACATTGTCCTTTGCCGGTTCGTCCTCCATCACGACCTGGATGCTGTACGCCAGGAAACAGAGCAGCGCTCCGATCCACAACAGGATGGAGAATCCGCCAAACAGCTGGCGGCAAAACTTGACCCATTCCGGGGTGGTCGGCGGGGGAGTCAGGGCGTTGGGGCCCTCCATCGCCAAAATCTCCGCCGCCCGCGACGATGTCAGGCcctgagggggagggagagacacggagagtgtgtgtgagactgaggcagagactgacagcaatagacagagagagagagagagagaaagaaagagggggCGAGTGTGATTGGTGAGAGAATGGGGCCTTCTGAGAGTGAGCGAGAGTAAGGATTGGCACGccttaaagtgagaggaaaaggggctggtgagagagagagatcgactTGGACTTACTGGTTGAGAGATTTCAACTTAGACAGATGAGTGAAAATGCCAGTCTGAAAGAGGGATAGAtaaatagagatagagagatggagagacaggtACAGAGAGAACCAaacagagagagtcatagagatgtacagcacggaaacagacccttcggtccaacccgtccatgctgacccagatatcccaacccaatctagtcccccctgccagcacccggcccatatccctccaaacccttcctattcatatacccatccaaatgcctcttaaatgctgtaattgtaccagcccccaccacatcctctggcagctcattccatacacgtaccatcctctgtgtgaaaaggttgccccttaggtctcttttatatctttcccctctcaccctagacctatgcccctctagttctggactcccccaccccagggaagagatcttgtctatttaccctatccgtgctcctcatgattttataaatctcaataagagaaagtgagaactgcagatgctggagagtcagagtcgagagtgtggggNNNNNNNNNNNNNNNNNNNNNNNNNNNNNNNNNNNNNNNNNNNNNNNNNNNNNNNNNNNNNNNNNNNNNNNNNNNNNNNNNNNNNNNNNNNNNNNNNNNNNNNNNNNNNNNNNNNNNNNNNNNNNNNNNNNNNNNNNACTATAAGAGAGACATAGGGAAAGATTGAGaaagatggacagagagagatcGATAGTGAGAGAGGGCCAGTTTGAGAGAGTGAGACGAGATACAAAGACACTGTgaaggatagagagagaaaaagtcaTAGAGAGAGGAattcagaaacagaggagacacacagagacacaaggAGGGcatgggacagagag
Protein-coding sequences here:
- the LOC122546543 gene encoding sodium/potassium-transporting ATPase subunit alpha-1-like, which gives rise to GLTSSRAAEILAMEGPNALTPPPTTPEWVKFCRQLFGGFSILLWIGALLCFLAYSIQVVMEDEPAKDNLYLGIVLAAVVMITGCFSYYQESKSSRIMDSFKSMVPQ